Proteins encoded within one genomic window of Halocatena marina:
- the mre11 gene encoding DNA double-strand break repair protein Mre11, which produces MTRVIHTGDTHIGYQQYHQPERRHDFLDAFGQVIDDAIDDEVDAVVHAGDLFHDRQPGLQDILGTLSRLRPLAAADIPFLAVVGNHESKRDVQWLDLFESLGLAVRIGRTPHVVGDTAFYGMDFVPRAQRAALEYDFEPHTAEHAVLVTHGLFEPFEYGDWATEQVLQESTVSFDAMLLGDNHTPDRTEIDGTVVTYCGSTERASASETDERGYNIVSFSEESDSHQVHISRRGLETREFVFIDLELKSGEGIERITERVGQHDLTDSVVVVTIDGEGDPVAPASVESFIDEQGALVARVTDRRERDDEEEIEANFADPDEAVRERVRDLGLSVAAQGIDETVRTNTIADANVADEVQRRVQDLIDDADAFAVDTDAQAKRENGDANDGAAVSESTEEEADDGETAADGGAEQSTMGEYQ; this is translated from the coding sequence ATGACGCGCGTGATTCACACGGGCGATACGCACATCGGGTATCAGCAGTATCACCAGCCCGAACGCCGCCACGATTTCCTCGATGCGTTCGGACAAGTGATCGATGATGCGATCGACGACGAGGTTGATGCGGTCGTTCACGCTGGCGACCTTTTCCACGACCGACAGCCCGGCCTACAGGACATTCTCGGAACACTCTCACGACTCCGGCCGCTTGCAGCCGCCGACATCCCGTTCCTCGCTGTCGTCGGTAACCACGAATCGAAACGGGATGTTCAGTGGCTCGATCTGTTCGAGTCACTCGGATTGGCTGTTCGAATCGGACGAACGCCACACGTCGTTGGCGACACGGCCTTTTATGGAATGGACTTCGTCCCCCGTGCACAGCGTGCTGCGCTGGAGTACGACTTCGAACCTCACACCGCCGAACACGCTGTGCTCGTTACTCATGGACTGTTCGAACCGTTCGAGTACGGCGACTGGGCCACAGAGCAGGTGCTACAAGAATCAACGGTGTCGTTCGATGCAATGTTGCTCGGTGATAACCACACGCCAGACCGCACGGAGATCGACGGAACGGTGGTTACGTACTGTGGATCAACCGAGCGCGCGAGTGCGTCCGAAACTGACGAGCGAGGCTACAACATCGTTAGTTTTTCTGAAGAGTCTGACTCCCATCAGGTTCACATCTCACGGCGTGGCCTGGAGACACGCGAGTTCGTGTTCATCGATCTCGAACTCAAGTCCGGGGAAGGAATTGAGCGAATCACAGAACGTGTTGGCCAACACGATCTGACCGACAGCGTTGTTGTCGTCACGATTGATGGTGAAGGCGATCCTGTCGCTCCTGCTAGTGTCGAGTCGTTTATCGACGAACAAGGGGCGCTCGTCGCTCGTGTAACCGATCGGCGCGAACGAGATGACGAGGAGGAAATCGAGGCAAACTTCGCTGATCCGGATGAAGCCGTCCGCGAACGAGTACGCGATCTCGGGTTGAGCGTGGCCGCGCAGGGCATCGACGAAACCGTCCGGACGAACACCATCGCAGACGCGAACGTGGCGGATGAAGTCCAACGACGAGTTCAAGATCTCATCGACGACGCTGATGCGTTCGCTGTCGACACCGATGCACAAGCAAAGAGAGAAAACGGCGACGCAAACGACGGCGCTGCGGTTTCGGAGAGTACAGAGGAAGAGGCCGACGACGGGGAGACGGCAGCCGACGGAGGGGCTGAACAGTCGACAATGGGTGAGTACCAGTGA
- a CDS encoding DUF6684 family protein — protein MESSVFDRETMLDLAVNIIPLGIIVFFVVLFAVLPVFKFDPVVTTIQMSLLVIPFIGLAVLTYYSGKAIAKDEEKLENL, from the coding sequence ATGGAATCGAGTGTTTTCGACCGGGAAACGATGCTTGATCTCGCGGTCAATATCATCCCGCTTGGAATCATCGTGTTTTTCGTCGTCTTGTTCGCAGTCCTCCCGGTGTTCAAGTTCGACCCAGTCGTGACGACGATCCAAATGAGTCTGCTCGTCATTCCCTTTATCGGATTGGCAGTACTCACCTACTACTCCGGAAAGGCCATCGCCAAAGACGAAGAAAAACTCGAGAATCTGTAA
- the rad50 gene encoding DNA double-strand break repair ATPase Rad50: MRFERLRLMNFKCYENVEVRLDRGVTVIHGLNGSGKSSLLEACFFALYGSKALDARLDEIVTIGAEKATVELWFKHDGAEYHIERRIHVRDESARTTKCVLETPDSDETIEGATDVRNRIGSLLRMDDEAFVNCAYVRQGEVNKLINATPSQRQDMIDDLLQLGRLEDYRERASDARVGVGRVRDNKEGELTGLIDQIEEKEESNLHARLNECQTERTEIVEEIDRIETKREKAITTRDHEQQVIEEADEQRSKIETLADDIEDLQTSIETTERERNTMSKRLREERESVDEKRDQLEETLETVDLDGSDPKVEERIDTLETRDEELLETLQEQQLSAQEQSNRATQLEETAEEHERQAEEARENVDELETTLEERNEILTERHEKLESLRTKRSEKLEQFESAPCELGSASEHRQTVSKEQTELREREAERRSELSAARDAVEEAEQLQAEGKCPECGQPVDGSPHVEAIEERRERVRELESALDTIETEREAADERLKTADTLVELEADIERLESEIDTEEQLIENEKASVSKERDQCAELRETADTHVEKAQKKREEATEAREQAADCRSTIGEINAERQTVNERIERLETIESLLDDIDTAETEIERLRTRREELEELNTERRESVTEKRQQKQDLEEQFDEARIEKAKENKTGAERYIEWADDKLSDLAEKRDTLQGHIGAIQNEIETLEELRERQKELTATVERLTALYEETEQLQTMYAELRSELRQRNVQKLERLLNDTFGLLYQNDSYARIELDGDYELTVYQKDGEVLDPEQLSGGERALFNLSLRCAVYRLLAEGIDGAAPMPPLILDEPTVFLDSGHVSKLLDLVTSMREIGVEQIVVVSHDDELVGAADDLVNVAKDPTTNRSTIERRKALSV, from the coding sequence GTGAGATTCGAGCGGCTTCGGCTCATGAACTTCAAATGCTACGAAAACGTCGAGGTTCGTCTCGACCGTGGCGTGACGGTCATCCACGGACTGAACGGAAGCGGGAAATCATCGCTGTTGGAGGCGTGTTTCTTCGCGCTGTACGGATCGAAAGCGTTGGACGCCCGACTCGACGAGATCGTCACGATCGGTGCCGAGAAAGCGACTGTCGAACTCTGGTTCAAACACGACGGAGCCGAGTATCACATCGAGCGTCGCATCCACGTCCGAGACGAGAGCGCACGGACGACGAAATGCGTGCTCGAAACGCCCGACTCCGACGAAACTATCGAAGGTGCAACTGACGTTCGTAATCGAATTGGCAGCCTCCTCCGAATGGACGACGAAGCGTTCGTCAACTGCGCCTACGTTCGTCAGGGTGAAGTAAACAAACTCATCAACGCGACGCCGAGCCAGCGACAGGATATGATCGATGACCTCCTGCAACTCGGGCGATTGGAGGATTATCGTGAGCGGGCTAGTGACGCGCGCGTTGGCGTTGGGCGCGTCCGTGACAACAAAGAAGGAGAGCTGACGGGCCTTATCGACCAGATTGAAGAAAAAGAAGAGAGCAACCTTCACGCGCGCCTGAACGAGTGTCAGACAGAACGCACCGAAATCGTCGAAGAGATCGACCGCATTGAAACCAAGCGAGAGAAGGCGATTACGACGCGCGATCACGAGCAGCAGGTGATCGAAGAAGCCGACGAGCAGCGATCGAAAATCGAGACGCTCGCGGACGATATCGAAGACCTTCAGACGAGCATCGAAACGACCGAGCGCGAACGGAACACGATGAGCAAGCGCCTCCGTGAGGAACGCGAAAGCGTTGATGAAAAACGCGATCAACTTGAGGAAACGCTTGAAACGGTCGATCTCGACGGTTCTGACCCGAAAGTCGAAGAACGGATCGATACACTCGAAACACGCGATGAAGAGCTATTGGAGACGTTACAAGAGCAGCAGTTGAGCGCACAGGAACAGAGCAATCGAGCCACACAGCTTGAGGAGACAGCTGAAGAGCACGAACGACAGGCCGAAGAGGCAAGAGAGAACGTAGACGAACTCGAAACGACACTCGAAGAACGAAACGAGATCCTCACCGAGCGGCACGAGAAGTTAGAATCATTACGCACAAAGCGGTCTGAAAAACTCGAGCAGTTCGAGAGCGCACCCTGTGAGCTCGGCAGTGCGAGTGAGCACCGACAGACCGTCTCCAAAGAGCAGACGGAACTGCGCGAGCGCGAAGCCGAGCGACGAAGCGAGCTGAGTGCAGCACGAGACGCTGTGGAAGAGGCAGAGCAACTGCAGGCCGAAGGAAAATGTCCCGAATGTGGACAGCCTGTCGATGGCTCACCACACGTCGAGGCGATTGAAGAGCGCCGCGAACGCGTCCGTGAACTCGAATCGGCACTCGACACGATCGAGACTGAGCGAGAGGCTGCGGACGAACGGCTCAAGACAGCGGACACACTCGTCGAACTCGAAGCAGACATTGAACGGCTCGAATCGGAAATCGATACAGAAGAGCAGCTTATTGAGAACGAGAAAGCGTCCGTTTCGAAGGAACGTGACCAATGCGCCGAGCTACGAGAGACAGCAGACACCCACGTAGAGAAGGCACAAAAGAAGCGTGAGGAAGCAACCGAGGCCCGCGAACAAGCCGCGGACTGTCGATCGACCATCGGTGAGATCAACGCCGAACGCCAGACCGTCAACGAACGGATTGAACGACTCGAAACGATCGAATCCCTACTGGACGATATCGACACAGCAGAGACTGAGATAGAACGGCTCCGGACGCGACGGGAAGAACTCGAGGAACTGAACACAGAGCGCAGAGAGAGCGTTACAGAAAAGCGACAGCAGAAACAGGACCTCGAAGAGCAGTTCGACGAAGCGCGGATCGAGAAGGCCAAAGAGAACAAGACGGGGGCAGAGCGCTACATCGAATGGGCCGATGACAAGCTCTCTGATCTCGCAGAGAAACGCGACACGCTACAGGGACACATCGGAGCGATCCAGAACGAGATCGAGACGTTAGAAGAGCTGCGAGAGCGTCAAAAGGAGCTAACAGCGACCGTCGAGCGACTGACCGCACTGTACGAGGAGACCGAACAGCTCCAGACGATGTACGCGGAACTGCGATCCGAGCTGCGCCAGCGCAACGTCCAGAAGCTCGAACGATTGTTGAACGATACGTTCGGGCTGCTCTATCAGAACGATTCGTACGCACGAATTGAGCTCGATGGCGATTACGAACTAACGGTGTACCAGAAAGATGGAGAAGTCCTCGATCCCGAACAGCTCTCGGGTGGCGAACGCGCACTGTTCAATCTCAGCCTGCGCTGTGCCGTGTATCGGCTGCTTGCTGAGGGAATCGATGGAGCGGCACCGATGCCTCCACTCATTCTCGACGAACCGACGGTGTTCCTCGATTCGGGGCACGTCTCGAAGCTTTTGGATCTCGTCACATCGATGCGCGAGATCGGTGTCGAACAGATCGTCGTCGTCAGTCACGACGACGAACTCGTTGGAGCGGCTGACGACCTCGTGAACGTCGCAAAAGATCCGACAACGAATCGCTCGACAATCGAACGGCGAAAAGCACTCTCCGTATAA
- a CDS encoding winged helix-turn-helix domain-containing protein, which yields MPTAEESGGEQHSEEALRDCPPSAKLVAKVLEYDGPLTQQELAEQTLLPTRTVRYAVSRLDEVGVVQSRFSFTDARKRVYQLTPE from the coding sequence ATGCCCACGGCAGAGGAGAGCGGCGGAGAACAACACAGTGAGGAAGCCCTCCGAGACTGTCCACCGAGCGCAAAACTGGTCGCAAAGGTACTCGAATACGATGGTCCACTGACCCAACAAGAGCTGGCCGAACAGACGCTGTTACCGACACGAACGGTGCGGTATGCAGTCTCTCGCCTAGACGAAGTTGGTGTCGTTCAATCTCGGTTTTCGTTTACCGACGCCAGAAAGCGGGTGTACCAGCTCACGCCAGAGTGA
- a CDS encoding proteasome-activating nucleotidase: protein MTDIVDDVDWPYDPDASQQEKIESLQERLEILEGQNEEMRDKLLDANAENNKYQQKLERLTHENKKLKQSPLFVATVQEISNEGIIIKQHGNNQEALTEVTDEMRDQLEPDARVAVNNSLSIVSVLDAETDVRARVMQVEHDPDVTYQNIGGIDEQVEEVRETVEMPLTNPDRFDAVGIDPPSGVLLYGPPGTGKTMLAKAVANQTDATFIKMAGSELVHKFIGEGAKLVRDLFELSRQHEPAVIFIDEIDAIASKRTDSKTSGDAEVQRTMMQLLSEMDGFDDRGQISIIAATNRFDMLDRAILRPGRFDRLIEVPKPEQEGREAIFQIHTRSMNVDDDVDFEQLATDTGSASGADIKAICTEAGMFAIRDDRDTVRREDFDNAWEKINDEESENNEISRTFA, encoded by the coding sequence ATGACCGACATCGTTGACGACGTCGATTGGCCATATGATCCCGACGCGTCACAACAGGAGAAAATTGAGTCCCTTCAAGAACGACTGGAGATTCTCGAGGGACAAAACGAAGAGATGCGAGATAAGCTCCTCGATGCGAACGCGGAAAATAACAAGTATCAGCAAAAGCTCGAGCGATTGACACACGAGAACAAGAAGCTCAAGCAATCGCCGCTGTTCGTTGCTACGGTACAGGAAATTTCTAATGAGGGCATTATCATAAAACAGCACGGAAACAATCAGGAGGCGCTCACCGAGGTTACTGACGAGATGCGCGATCAGCTCGAACCCGACGCGCGTGTCGCGGTCAACAACTCTCTTTCGATCGTCAGCGTTCTCGACGCAGAGACCGACGTTCGTGCGCGCGTAATGCAAGTTGAACACGACCCGGACGTGACGTACCAGAACATCGGTGGCATCGACGAGCAAGTCGAGGAAGTGCGCGAAACCGTCGAGATGCCGCTTACCAACCCGGATCGATTCGATGCTGTCGGTATCGATCCGCCGTCGGGCGTGTTGCTCTACGGACCCCCGGGGACAGGGAAGACGATGCTTGCAAAGGCGGTTGCCAACCAGACCGACGCGACGTTCATCAAAATGGCTGGCTCGGAACTCGTTCACAAGTTTATCGGAGAGGGTGCAAAGCTCGTGCGCGACCTCTTTGAACTCTCTCGCCAGCACGAACCAGCTGTCATCTTCATCGACGAGATCGACGCGATCGCTTCGAAACGGACCGACTCGAAAACGTCGGGCGATGCCGAAGTTCAGCGCACCATGATGCAGTTGCTCTCCGAGATGGACGGCTTTGACGACCGGGGACAGATCAGCATCATCGCGGCCACCAACCGATTCGACATGCTCGACCGCGCTATCCTCCGACCCGGACGGTTCGACCGTCTTATCGAGGTCCCGAAACCAGAGCAGGAAGGCCGAGAAGCGATCTTCCAGATCCACACTCGTTCGATGAACGTCGATGACGACGTTGATTTCGAGCAGCTGGCTACCGATACCGGGTCTGCAAGTGGTGCAGATATCAAAGCGATCTGTACCGAGGCCGGGATGTTCGCTATCAGAGACGACCGCGACACCGTTCGTCGTGAGGACTTCGATAACGCGTGGGAGAAGATCAACGACGAGGAAAGCGAGAACAACGAGATCAGCCGGACGTTCGCCTGA
- a CDS encoding cox cluster protein, with translation MDDQPGLSDQYRMSSPWPLFVALGLVISELGILLGIIPLSVGGLLLFSGSIAGIVTEAGYTEQAWGILGGLGLVLIVLGGILVATQVPSASVAALSSVLSELFSARPNGIAIRGLSIVVAGVIAIVVSQLAQFVEPDVETL, from the coding sequence ATGGACGACCAACCGGGATTGAGTGACCAGTATCGGATGTCGAGTCCGTGGCCCCTGTTCGTCGCACTTGGGCTTGTCATCTCCGAACTCGGCATTCTTTTAGGAATTATTCCACTGTCGGTCGGGGGATTACTCCTGTTTTCGGGAAGTATCGCTGGAATTGTCACGGAGGCAGGCTACACCGAACAAGCGTGGGGTATTCTCGGTGGATTGGGTCTCGTTCTCATCGTACTCGGTGGCATACTCGTTGCAACACAGGTACCCAGCGCGAGCGTCGCTGCGCTCTCGTCGGTGTTATCAGAGTTGTTCAGTGCCCGACCGAACGGCATCGCCATTCGTGGCCTCTCCATCGTCGTCGCCGGCGTTATCGCTATCGTGGTGAGCCAACTCGCACAGTTTGTCGAGCCGGATGTCGAGACACTGTAA